A DNA window from Actinomadura coerulea contains the following coding sequences:
- a CDS encoding LysR family transcriptional regulator → METRELRYFVAVAEELHFGRAAERLGIAQPPLSRAIKQLERRLGVRLLERTSRTVEITEAGKVLLREGRAALDAVDAAARRTRRAAAGEPNLVLVTKAGASGELLPKLLDAYAAEPGAVAVEVLLCGIGEQERLLRDGRADVGLLHRPFDSTTGLDVEELSTEGQILVLPKDHPLEGRTDLRMADIAGLPLLRWPHHDGGYPDGQGPEVRDHAQLLQLIALGRAVALLPETARTHLRRDLTFVPILDAPTVTTVIAWPPHSRSLTLAALIQTATRLSSTCGVLPLWTSG, encoded by the coding sequence ATGGAGACGCGAGAGTTGCGGTACTTCGTCGCCGTCGCCGAGGAACTCCACTTCGGCCGCGCCGCCGAGCGCCTCGGGATCGCCCAGCCGCCGCTCTCGCGGGCGATCAAGCAGCTGGAACGCCGCCTGGGCGTTCGGCTTCTCGAACGTACCAGCCGTACGGTCGAGATCACCGAGGCCGGAAAGGTCCTGCTCAGAGAGGGCCGGGCCGCCCTCGACGCGGTCGACGCCGCCGCCCGCCGCACCCGCCGCGCCGCCGCCGGGGAGCCGAACCTGGTGCTGGTCACCAAGGCCGGGGCGTCGGGTGAACTGCTGCCGAAACTCCTGGACGCCTACGCCGCCGAGCCCGGCGCGGTCGCCGTCGAGGTCCTGCTGTGCGGGATCGGAGAGCAGGAGCGGCTGCTCCGCGACGGACGGGCCGACGTGGGCCTGCTGCACAGGCCGTTCGACTCGACGACCGGCCTGGACGTCGAGGAGCTGAGCACCGAGGGCCAGATTCTGGTCCTGCCGAAGGACCATCCCCTCGAAGGCCGCACGGACCTGCGCATGGCCGACATCGCCGGCCTTCCACTGCTGCGCTGGCCGCACCACGACGGCGGCTACCCCGACGGTCAGGGACCCGAGGTGCGCGACCACGCCCAGCTCCTGCAGCTGATCGCGCTGGGCAGGGCGGTGGCCCTACTGCCGGAGACCGCCCGGACCCATCTCCGCCGCGACCTGACCTTCGTGCCGATCCTGGACGCGCCGACCGTCACCACCGTGATCGCCTGGCCGCCGCACAGCCGATCCCTGACCCTGGCCGCCCTGATCCAAACGGCCACCCGCCTCTCGTCGACTTGCGGCGTGTTGCCCTTATGGACCTCGGGATAA
- a CDS encoding dihydrofolate reductase family protein yields MRRVTCSMAMSLDGYITGPDGGFDWTAPDEEVFRFSIEETRGVGVYLLGRRLYETMLYWETADQDPSLDAPKREWTALWKPLPKVVFSATLTEVQGNARLASGGLAEEIERLRAEPGEGDIAIGGATLAAEAAELGLIDEYLVRVYPVLVGGGLPLFPQHGRQVDLELVETRTFTRVVYLRYRATRQAAP; encoded by the coding sequence GGACGGCTACATCACCGGGCCGGACGGCGGCTTCGACTGGACGGCGCCCGACGAGGAGGTCTTTCGCTTCTCCATCGAGGAGACGCGAGGGGTCGGCGTCTACCTGCTGGGACGGCGGCTCTACGAGACGATGCTGTACTGGGAGACCGCCGACCAGGATCCATCGCTCGACGCCCCCAAGCGCGAATGGACGGCGCTGTGGAAGCCGCTTCCAAAGGTGGTGTTCTCCGCCACGCTGACGGAGGTGCAGGGCAACGCCCGCCTGGCCTCCGGCGGCCTGGCGGAGGAGATCGAGCGGTTGCGGGCGGAGCCGGGGGAAGGCGACATCGCGATCGGCGGCGCGACCCTCGCCGCTGAGGCAGCCGAACTGGGTCTGATCGACGAGTACCTGGTCAGGGTCTACCCGGTGCTGGTCGGAGGCGGCCTTCCACTCTTCCCCCAGCACGGACGCCAGGTGGACCTCGAACTCGTCGAGACCCGCACCTTCACCCGAGTCGTCTACCTCCGCTACCGCGCGACCCGTCAGGCCGCGCCTTAG
- a CDS encoding SDR family oxidoreductase, which translates to MSEQTITLITGANKGIGYEIAAGLGALGHTVGVGARSPERLSAAVEKLRAEGIDAFAVPLDVTSDESVTAAASLISERFGRLDVLVNNAGVTGGMPQTPTTVDPETMRTVVETNVIGVIRVTNALLPLLRRSAAPRIVNMSSSVGSLTRQSSQSAVEAVGPISAAYSPSKTFLNAVTLQYAKELHDTDILINAACPGYCATDLNGFRGVRTAQQGAAIAVHLATLPDNGPTGSFFEDAGVVPW; encoded by the coding sequence ATGAGCGAACAGACGATCACACTGATCACCGGCGCCAACAAGGGAATCGGATACGAGATCGCCGCCGGGCTCGGCGCCCTTGGACACACCGTCGGCGTGGGGGCCAGGTCCCCGGAGCGGCTCTCGGCGGCCGTGGAGAAACTCCGCGCCGAGGGGATCGACGCGTTCGCGGTACCCCTCGACGTGACCTCCGACGAGAGCGTCACCGCCGCGGCCTCCCTCATCTCCGAGCGTTTCGGACGGCTCGACGTGCTGGTCAACAACGCCGGGGTGACCGGTGGGATGCCGCAGACGCCCACGACCGTCGACCCCGAGACCATGCGGACGGTCGTGGAGACCAACGTGATCGGCGTCATCCGCGTCACCAACGCCCTGCTGCCGCTGCTCAGGCGGTCCGCCGCGCCGCGGATCGTGAACATGTCCAGCAGCGTCGGGTCTCTCACCCGCCAGAGTTCCCAGTCCGCCGTGGAGGCCGTGGGCCCGATCTCCGCCGCCTACTCGCCCTCCAAGACCTTCCTCAACGCCGTGACCCTCCAGTACGCCAAGGAACTGCACGACACCGACATCCTGATCAACGCCGCCTGCCCCGGCTACTGCGCGACCGATCTCAACGGCTTCCGCGGCGTCCGCACCGCCCAACAGGGCGCCGCCATAGCCGTCCACCTGGCCACCCTGCCCGACAACGGCCCAACCGGCTCCTTCTTCGAAGACGCCGGCGTGGTGCCCTGGTAA